One Edaphobacter flagellatus genomic region harbors:
- a CDS encoding TonB-dependent receptor yields MKHKTNKDQMLAERGQHESMQKARGIWNRCLRATTLLLAIAVAASPAFAQNTTADVVGTATDSTGAVVPGATVELTNVDTQEKRVVTSGGGGEYTFTLLKPSRYSLTVTAAGFKVFKISLFALAAGDRAREDAHLEIGGTGETVEVDAAPPALHTDSAALITTVTEKATQELPLNGRNFINLVQVTPGATEGLNNGLASGNRPDDRRQTSSVSVNGQADMMNNQTIDGIDNNERVIGSIGVRPSVDAIQEVSVQTNVFTAEVGRAAGAIINVITKSGTNQFHGSAYEFFRNDVLNANPYKFGFNIPKPKYRQNQYGGSFGGPIVRDKTFFFADYEGLDVVRNQNPTTTTVPTLFERNNPGNFTDNPAIGTVVPASSIDKIGLQYFNLFPLPTNSGLTNNFAAARPDSQFSKTGDGRLDHRFKNGDLAYLRYTYNRVDTKIGSLFPAVGSAAGVIEPGGNLGNYPGPAQTRAHQAHINYVHAFTPTFLLELKAGYTLLDNAQYPLNFGKAINTAMGQPNINVDGRTAELSAITISNTGTTLGNRPPIIYHENTYQYEGVLNYIKGRQTIKIGAGVIRRQDATTQTDTANGNWSFNTFATLLSGDYLSGGRNWILRTPRNRTWEPHFFFQDDVHIANNLTLNIGLRYDLFTPYTEVNNVLSNYDITLGKILVAGVNTGVHGGIQTDYSNFAPRFGFAYTPIEKTVVRGGFGLTFAPENTTSGSALVNQPFTATFGAFTPQQSVNALTDPNGPYKYTAAQAAPFQKFAGGLPTPVPNSYTNPSGSITAALDPHFRSTYIEQFNLTLEREFAGFVGSLSYVGELGRHNAYYLSDYNTVPLSSASQVFLNPGDTTTNSPATNSNFNSLRRFASSSPLVTSIPLYRSAGSSSYNAMQAVLKRRFSKGLDLQLGYTWARLLDNSESISNNGGNGFGSSADLIPTIEYGNGNLDVRHRVTGTFNYQLPFGEKTHGFVGVLAKGWQANGVVVWNTGMPFSVTNVTNRSGTRPTAGNSDRPNVVANPNLSSGKSVNRWFNTNAFVFQPAGTVGNERRNQLFGPGLQRVDLSLFKTFDIRESLKFEFRTEAFNVLNTAQFVNPSASLSYQACTTACSGFPVAGFTPISSYGVISSTANAYNPRLIQFAARLKF; encoded by the coding sequence GTGAAACACAAAACGAATAAAGATCAGATGCTGGCTGAACGCGGTCAGCACGAATCCATGCAAAAGGCCCGCGGTATCTGGAACCGTTGTCTACGGGCTACTACGCTGCTACTTGCGATTGCAGTTGCGGCCAGTCCGGCCTTTGCTCAAAACACAACTGCCGATGTGGTGGGTACCGCCACCGACAGCACCGGTGCGGTTGTTCCCGGAGCCACCGTAGAGCTGACCAACGTCGACACGCAGGAAAAGCGCGTCGTCACGTCTGGCGGAGGCGGTGAGTACACATTTACCCTGCTCAAGCCAAGCCGCTACTCGCTCACCGTTACAGCGGCGGGTTTCAAGGTCTTCAAAATCAGTTTATTTGCTCTTGCCGCTGGCGACCGCGCTCGTGAAGACGCGCATCTGGAGATCGGTGGAACCGGAGAGACCGTCGAAGTGGACGCAGCTCCTCCCGCTCTGCATACCGATAGCGCAGCGCTGATTACGACCGTGACGGAGAAGGCAACCCAGGAACTTCCACTCAACGGACGTAACTTTATCAACCTGGTTCAGGTCACTCCCGGCGCGACCGAAGGATTGAACAACGGCCTGGCCAGCGGCAACCGCCCCGACGACCGCCGCCAGACCTCGTCCGTCTCCGTCAACGGACAAGCCGACATGATGAACAACCAGACGATCGATGGTATCGACAACAACGAGCGCGTCATCGGCTCCATCGGCGTCCGTCCTTCGGTCGACGCAATCCAGGAAGTCAGCGTGCAGACCAATGTCTTCACGGCAGAGGTAGGTCGTGCTGCTGGTGCCATCATCAATGTCATTACGAAATCGGGTACTAACCAATTTCACGGCTCGGCCTACGAGTTCTTCCGTAATGATGTGCTGAATGCCAATCCATACAAGTTCGGCTTCAATATTCCAAAGCCGAAGTATCGTCAAAACCAATACGGCGGCAGCTTTGGCGGGCCGATTGTCAGGGACAAGACTTTCTTCTTCGCCGACTATGAAGGGCTCGATGTCGTCCGCAATCAAAACCCGACGACTACCACGGTGCCGACGCTGTTTGAGCGCAACAACCCCGGCAACTTCACGGATAATCCGGCGATCGGTACGGTCGTACCTGCGAGCTCGATCGACAAGATCGGTCTGCAATACTTCAATCTTTTTCCGCTCCCAACCAATAGCGGGCTCACAAATAATTTTGCGGCCGCTCGACCCGATTCACAGTTTTCGAAAACAGGAGATGGTCGTCTCGATCACCGTTTCAAGAACGGCGATCTCGCCTATCTGCGCTATACCTATAACCGCGTCGACACGAAGATCGGCAGCCTGTTCCCTGCAGTGGGTTCTGCCGCTGGCGTGATTGAGCCGGGCGGCAACCTGGGCAACTACCCCGGGCCTGCGCAGACACGTGCTCATCAGGCGCACATAAATTATGTGCATGCTTTTACTCCCACCTTCCTGCTGGAGCTGAAGGCTGGCTATACGCTGCTCGACAACGCACAGTATCCACTAAATTTTGGGAAGGCCATTAACACGGCCATGGGACAGCCGAACATCAACGTCGACGGTCGTACAGCGGAGCTGTCGGCGATCACCATCAGCAATACTGGCACCACGCTGGGTAATCGTCCTCCAATCATCTACCACGAGAACACCTATCAGTATGAAGGTGTCCTCAACTACATCAAGGGGCGCCAAACGATAAAGATTGGTGCAGGTGTCATCCGTCGTCAGGACGCCACGACGCAAACCGACACGGCGAACGGTAACTGGTCCTTCAACACTTTCGCCACACTGCTCTCAGGCGACTACCTGAGCGGTGGCCGTAACTGGATTCTCCGTACCCCCCGCAACCGTACATGGGAGCCGCATTTCTTCTTCCAGGACGATGTGCACATTGCCAACAATCTGACGCTCAACATTGGGTTGCGCTACGACCTGTTCACGCCATATACCGAGGTCAACAATGTTTTGTCCAACTATGACATCACTCTGGGCAAGATTCTGGTCGCTGGTGTAAATACTGGAGTCCACGGCGGTATCCAGACCGACTATAGCAACTTCGCGCCGCGTTTCGGCTTCGCTTACACTCCAATCGAGAAAACGGTTGTCCGTGGCGGCTTCGGGCTAACGTTTGCGCCGGAAAACACAACCTCTGGCTCGGCACTGGTCAACCAGCCCTTTACCGCGACCTTTGGAGCTTTTACGCCACAACAATCGGTCAATGCTCTGACCGATCCCAACGGTCCCTATAAATACACTGCTGCACAGGCGGCTCCTTTCCAGAAGTTTGCTGGCGGCCTGCCAACCCCCGTACCCAACAGCTACACCAATCCTAGCGGCAGCATCACTGCAGCACTGGATCCGCACTTCCGCTCCACCTATATTGAGCAGTTCAATCTGACGCTCGAGCGTGAGTTCGCGGGTTTCGTTGGGTCTCTATCCTATGTTGGTGAGTTGGGGCGCCATAACGCCTATTATCTTTCTGACTACAATACCGTTCCGCTCAGTTCTGCTTCTCAAGTCTTCCTCAACCCTGGCGATACAACTACTAATTCACCTGCAACAAACTCGAACTTTAACTCACTGCGTCGTTTCGCATCCAGCTCTCCGTTGGTAACGTCCATTCCGCTCTATCGCAGCGCCGGTTCCAGCAGCTACAACGCGATGCAGGCCGTCCTGAAGCGCCGTTTCAGTAAGGGGCTCGATCTGCAGCTTGGCTATACGTGGGCGCGTCTGCTCGATAACTCCGAGTCGATCAGCAACAACGGCGGCAACGGCTTCGGCTCATCGGCTGATCTGATCCCGACCATCGAATACGGCAACGGCAACCTTGATGTCCGTCATCGCGTGACGGGAACCTTCAACTATCAGCTTCCGTTCGGCGAGAAGACACACGGCTTCGTCGGTGTGTTGGCGAAGGGATGGCAGGCGAACGGTGTAGTGGTATGGAACACCGGTATGCCATTCTCGGTCACGAACGTGACCAACCGCAGTGGTACGCGTCCGACGGCCGGCAACAGTGACCGTCCGAACGTGGTCGCGAATCCCAATTTGAGCAGCGGCAAATCGGTTAACCGGTGGTTCAATACCAACGCGTTTGTCTTTCAGCCAGCAGGCACGGTTGGCAACGAGCGTCGCAATCAGCTGTTCGGTCCCGGGTTGCAGCGAGTGGATCTGTCTCTGTTCAAGACGTTCGATATTCGCGAGAGTCTGAAGTTTGAGTTCCGCACGGAGGCCTTCAATGTGCTGAATACGGCGCAGTTTGTGAATCCGTCTGCATCGCTCTCCTATCAGGCATGCACAACCGCGTGCAGCGGCTTCCCAGTCGCTGGCTTCACGCCAATATCAAGCTATGGCGTGATCAGTTCTACGGCTAACGCCTACAACCCGCGACTCATCCAGTTCGCGGCTCGATTGAAGTTCTAA
- a CDS encoding ROK family protein encodes MPSGERSTKQPFRSARNAVVASLLRAEQLSRSELSEITGVSPAAITEVTQVFLQRGLLAELPSLSTNGRRGRPIVQLQLQASHAYFAGISVGESAMPMVLTNLRGEVVAHHSLPACKTPTDMVKATSKAFQELLSASQIPRSRIHGIGITVSGIVDAEEGICRYSAALNWRDVPVAELLAKALRIPAWVDNDANAIAVGEKFFGRAREMEHFSSIVLGRTIGSAHYMHGTLYRGYTDSAGEIGHISVVPKGIPCRCGRSGCLDTVAGGFALRDAAKSAGLHIRTMRDLEEMALHGNTKAAKLLRNAGTCLGLAVASLVHLNNPQSVLFTDFEGFGNGVFRTATRQAIENNVMARFLGATQILFSDAERDLLPRSAASIAAFEYLNSL; translated from the coding sequence ATGCCCTCGGGAGAACGCTCCACAAAGCAGCCATTTCGCTCCGCGCGTAATGCCGTCGTCGCCAGCCTGCTCCGCGCGGAGCAACTCTCCCGCTCGGAACTGAGCGAGATCACTGGAGTTAGCCCTGCTGCCATTACAGAGGTGACTCAAGTTTTTTTACAGCGTGGCCTGCTGGCCGAGCTGCCATCCCTGTCCACAAATGGACGACGTGGCCGCCCCATTGTCCAACTGCAACTTCAGGCGTCGCACGCTTACTTTGCCGGCATCTCGGTGGGTGAATCTGCCATGCCGATGGTGCTTACCAATCTTCGCGGAGAGGTGGTCGCCCATCACAGTCTGCCTGCCTGCAAAACTCCCACGGACATGGTTAAAGCAACCAGTAAAGCGTTTCAGGAGCTTCTAAGTGCATCGCAAATACCGCGAAGCCGTATTCATGGAATCGGCATCACGGTCTCGGGAATTGTCGATGCCGAAGAGGGCATCTGCCGTTATTCGGCTGCTCTTAACTGGCGGGATGTTCCTGTTGCGGAGCTCCTGGCTAAAGCTCTTCGAATCCCGGCCTGGGTGGATAACGACGCCAATGCCATTGCTGTAGGCGAGAAATTTTTTGGTCGAGCGCGCGAGATGGAGCACTTCTCCAGCATCGTACTCGGGCGCACGATAGGCTCAGCACACTATATGCATGGCACGCTATATCGCGGGTATACCGACAGCGCAGGCGAGATTGGACACATCTCGGTCGTGCCCAAGGGAATTCCCTGCCGGTGCGGACGCAGTGGCTGCCTCGATACGGTAGCGGGAGGCTTTGCCTTACGGGATGCGGCAAAATCCGCAGGGCTGCATATTCGCACGATGCGCGATCTGGAAGAGATGGCCCTGCACGGCAATACAAAGGCCGCAAAGCTGCTGCGTAATGCGGGTACCTGCCTCGGCCTGGCAGTCGCATCGCTGGTCCACCTCAACAATCCGCAATCGGTTCTGTTTACCGACTTTGAAGGCTTCGGCAATGGAGTCTTCCGCACGGCGACGCGACAAGCGATTGAGAATAACGTGATGGCACGGTTTCTCGGCGCAACCCAGATTCTCTTCAGCGATGCGGAGCGCGATCTCCTGCCACGCAGCGCGGCCTCCATCGCGGCCTTTGAATACCTGAACTCACTTTAG
- a CDS encoding pyrroloquinoline quinone-dependent dehydrogenase: MQRGKCSTRGWSLSVLLAGGLTFSTIAACAQVNAQAYSTWREYGGSPDGAQYSSLTQINRNNVGKLQPAWTFSTGDARGYVFNPLVIGRTMYVLAHDNSVVALDAATGKELWSQPLHAKTLLITNRGLNYWQSQDGKDRRLILSVDNALEELDANTGKPIENFGVNGRVDLREGLGRKPESLTLVQSYNPGRIYGDLLILGSATNEEYASGPGDIRAYNVLTGKLTWTFHTIPHPGEPGYETWPKDAWKSVGGANDWSSMALDEKRGIVFVPTASPKYNFYGANRPGKNLYGDSLLALNAQTGKLIWYYQMVHHDIWDYDNATTPQLLTVRHNGRMVDAVVVSNKEGFVWAFERATGKPLWPIEERPVPKSDMPGEETWPTQPFPTKPAPFARQSFTANDLSPYLEPAERESLLKQMAAARNNGLFTPPSTTDTVEMPGNNGGANFGGSAIDPVHGYFYVVSKDLPAMLKLTLAAEPLKTGTPEVRGRSLYEANCSLCHGADRAGKPPAIPPLADINSRLSSDEIRKTIHSGKGAMPSFAQLGDPQIDALLAYFAHPERAPETAATESQAKPVATDPINAHYRSSFGFMFAESGLPVIAPPWTTLTAYDMNSGEIRWQIPLGEVPELAAKGIKNTGSHFPKVNPVVTAGGLIFAGSRDRKVRALDSATGKVLWETEVGAAMDGMPAIYEVDGRQYVVFCAAARSTTHTHAIPGHPASQEPIHGAYVAFALPAH; the protein is encoded by the coding sequence ATGCAAAGAGGGAAGTGTTCGACGAGAGGCTGGAGCCTCTCAGTTCTGCTTGCCGGTGGTTTAACGTTTTCGACAATTGCAGCGTGCGCTCAGGTAAATGCGCAGGCTTACAGCACATGGCGCGAATACGGCGGATCGCCGGATGGTGCACAGTACTCGTCGCTCACCCAGATTAATCGCAATAACGTGGGGAAGCTCCAACCTGCATGGACGTTTTCCACCGGCGATGCGCGTGGATACGTCTTCAATCCGCTGGTCATCGGGCGGACGATGTATGTTCTGGCCCACGACAACTCTGTCGTTGCTCTGGATGCGGCAACGGGGAAGGAGCTGTGGTCGCAGCCGCTTCATGCAAAGACTCTGCTGATTACTAATCGCGGGTTGAACTACTGGCAGAGCCAGGATGGCAAGGATCGGCGCCTCATCCTCTCGGTAGATAATGCACTCGAAGAACTGGATGCGAACACAGGAAAGCCGATTGAGAATTTTGGCGTGAATGGCCGCGTCGACCTGCGTGAAGGATTGGGACGCAAGCCGGAAAGCCTGACGCTGGTGCAGTCGTATAACCCGGGACGCATCTACGGCGATCTGTTGATTCTCGGCTCGGCAACGAACGAAGAATATGCGTCCGGTCCCGGAGACATCCGGGCTTATAACGTACTGACAGGGAAGTTGACGTGGACGTTCCACACCATTCCGCATCCGGGCGAGCCTGGCTACGAGACGTGGCCGAAGGATGCGTGGAAGTCCGTCGGCGGTGCGAATGACTGGAGCAGCATGGCGCTGGATGAAAAGCGCGGCATTGTCTTCGTCCCTACGGCCAGCCCGAAGTACAACTTTTACGGAGCTAACCGTCCGGGCAAAAATCTGTATGGCGACAGTCTGCTCGCACTCAATGCGCAGACCGGTAAGCTGATCTGGTATTACCAGATGGTTCACCACGACATCTGGGACTACGACAACGCGACCACGCCGCAGCTGCTGACCGTGCGCCATAACGGCCGCATGGTGGATGCGGTGGTCGTTTCAAATAAAGAAGGCTTCGTATGGGCCTTTGAGCGCGCCACAGGCAAGCCACTGTGGCCGATCGAAGAGCGTCCGGTGCCGAAATCCGACATGCCCGGCGAAGAGACCTGGCCGACGCAGCCATTTCCGACGAAGCCCGCGCCATTCGCAAGACAGTCGTTTACGGCAAACGATCTCAGCCCCTACCTTGAACCTGCAGAACGCGAGAGCCTGCTGAAGCAGATGGCGGCTGCGCGTAACAACGGTCTCTTCACGCCGCCCTCGACGACGGATACGGTCGAAATGCCGGGCAACAATGGCGGCGCCAACTTTGGCGGTTCGGCGATCGATCCGGTGCATGGCTATTTCTATGTGGTATCGAAAGACCTGCCGGCAATGTTGAAACTAACGCTGGCCGCGGAACCACTGAAGACAGGAACGCCAGAAGTGCGCGGCCGTTCGCTATACGAGGCCAACTGCAGCTTGTGTCATGGAGCCGACCGTGCAGGAAAGCCACCTGCTATCCCACCGTTGGCTGACATCAACAGTCGCTTATCCAGTGACGAGATACGGAAAACGATTCACTCGGGAAAAGGTGCGATGCCGTCGTTTGCGCAGCTGGGCGATCCTCAGATCGATGCTTTGCTCGCCTACTTCGCTCATCCTGAGCGTGCGCCAGAGACGGCTGCAACGGAGTCCCAGGCGAAGCCTGTCGCAACCGACCCTATAAACGCCCACTATCGCAGCAGCTTCGGATTCATGTTCGCCGAGAGTGGATTGCCCGTGATCGCTCCGCCATGGACAACCCTGACGGCCTACGACATGAACAGCGGAGAGATTCGCTGGCAGATTCCTCTGGGTGAAGTTCCCGAGCTTGCGGCGAAGGGGATCAAGAATACCGGCTCGCACTTTCCCAAGGTCAATCCGGTTGTAACGGCTGGAGGCTTGATCTTCGCCGGGAGTCGCGATCGCAAGGTGCGTGCGTTGGACTCGGCCACTGGCAAAGTGCTGTGGGAGACAGAGGTCGGTGCGGCGATGGACGGCATGCCCGCGATCTACGAAGTGGATGGACGCCAGTATGTTGTCTTCTGCGCTGCCGCACGATCCACAACGCATACGCACGCCATTCCAGGGCACCCAGCATCGCAGGAGCCGATTCATGGAGCCTACGTCGCCTTTGCTTTACCAGCTCACTAA
- a CDS encoding 3-keto-disaccharide hydrolase, which produces MDFSRSVKGDREGTKRGAMVGRLLGGLLVVALSASCGVDAGAQAKPKIPGNDWIQLFNGTDLTGWTKIGAESWTVEEGLLHGRGLTKAYGYLETEKDYKDFQLSLRFKCVGDGNSGVFFHTGFKPNSVDTTQGMQFEIDCTMMHHTAGVYAEDGRGWVVWPSPENEGVVRKGEWNDYLVEVVGNHYRSRLNGVQMVDFTDPHPGAADGKIALQLHAGGQGNMQFKDIWIRDLSNR; this is translated from the coding sequence ATGGATTTTAGTCGCTCGGTAAAGGGTGATCGTGAAGGCACGAAGCGTGGTGCCATGGTTGGACGTCTGCTAGGTGGTTTGCTGGTTGTTGCGCTTTCGGCGTCCTGCGGCGTCGATGCAGGTGCTCAGGCAAAGCCGAAGATTCCGGGCAACGACTGGATTCAGCTCTTCAACGGCACAGATCTCACTGGCTGGACCAAGATCGGTGCCGAGAGCTGGACAGTGGAAGAGGGTCTGCTGCATGGCCGCGGTTTGACGAAGGCCTACGGTTATCTGGAGACGGAGAAAGACTACAAGGATTTCCAGTTGTCGCTTCGGTTCAAGTGTGTCGGCGATGGCAACAGCGGTGTCTTCTTCCATACGGGGTTCAAGCCGAACTCGGTGGATACGACGCAAGGCATGCAGTTCGAGATTGACTGCACGATGATGCACCACACCGCCGGTGTTTATGCTGAGGATGGCCGCGGCTGGGTGGTCTGGCCCTCTCCTGAGAATGAAGGTGTGGTTCGCAAGGGTGAGTGGAACGATTATCTGGTTGAGGTTGTCGGCAATCACTACCGCTCGCGGTTGAATGGAGTGCAGATGGTGGACTTCACCGATCCACATCCAGGCGCTGCCGACGGCAAGATTGCGCTGCAGCTGCATGCTGGTGGTCAAGGCAACATGCAGTTCAAAGATATCTGGATTCGCGATCTATCCAATCGCTGA
- a CDS encoding sugar phosphate isomerase/epimerase family protein: MSSSRASLLDRRNFLRSAGGSLAAGALLGQSAIAKAEQQATPEPISRGSAFRPLTDSEKVARIASNSYPIRWIFKSRGELTTKDVVAKMKAKYGEITMLDFPAFTKKTFPGVTKMDMWSSLFGDMDDKSQYVQSTITFDGKQRQVTEFDPSAISSKRWLEKMANVQVKEGVFCHHISNNAPRNICELDDTKRREGIEIAKKWLDGAAILGAKSMRVNSGGPRIAPWPNPDTSSYPKNPEIEKYLDKCIESFKEMADYGAKVGVKVTLENHWGLTANPINIRIIIEEVNNVFCEASPDFCNWEHKYLLYHALNDLAPYSHTTVHAKFWDRFGEPDVQRGVRIMLNNNYTGVFALEYEDGPWDGVEGAKYLYQQVMAAL, encoded by the coding sequence ATGAGTTCAAGCCGTGCAAGCCTGTTGGACCGTCGTAACTTCCTTCGCAGCGCAGGTGGAAGCCTTGCCGCAGGAGCTTTGCTGGGCCAGTCAGCAATTGCCAAAGCAGAGCAGCAGGCGACGCCGGAACCGATCAGCCGCGGAAGCGCGTTTCGTCCGCTGACCGATAGCGAGAAGGTCGCGCGTATAGCGTCGAACAGCTATCCGATTCGCTGGATCTTCAAGAGCCGTGGTGAGCTGACCACGAAGGATGTCGTCGCGAAGATGAAGGCGAAGTATGGCGAGATTACGATGCTGGATTTCCCCGCCTTCACCAAGAAGACATTTCCCGGCGTCACTAAGATGGATATGTGGTCCAGTCTGTTCGGCGACATGGATGACAAGAGCCAGTATGTCCAGTCAACCATTACTTTCGACGGAAAACAGCGCCAGGTGACGGAGTTCGATCCTTCTGCAATATCAAGCAAGCGCTGGCTGGAGAAGATGGCGAATGTGCAGGTGAAGGAAGGCGTGTTCTGTCATCACATCTCCAACAACGCTCCTCGTAATATCTGCGAGCTGGATGACACGAAGCGTCGAGAGGGGATCGAAATTGCGAAGAAGTGGCTGGATGGCGCGGCCATCCTCGGAGCCAAGTCGATGCGCGTGAACAGCGGTGGTCCACGTATCGCTCCGTGGCCGAACCCGGATACATCGAGCTATCCGAAGAATCCCGAAATTGAGAAGTATCTCGATAAATGTATCGAGTCGTTCAAAGAGATGGCGGATTACGGCGCCAAGGTGGGCGTGAAGGTGACGCTTGAAAATCACTGGGGCCTGACGGCGAACCCGATCAATATCCGCATCATTATTGAAGAAGTGAATAATGTCTTCTGCGAGGCAAGCCCGGACTTCTGCAACTGGGAACATAAGTACCTGCTCTACCATGCGCTGAACGATCTGGCTCCTTACTCACATACGACGGTGCATGCAAAATTCTGGGATCGCTTTGGAGAACCAGACGTTCAACGTGGTGTACGTATTATGTTGAACAACAACTACACAGGTGTCTTTGCGCTGGAGTACGAAGACGGTCCGTGGGATGGTGTAGAGGGTGCAAAGTATCTTTATCAGCAGGTAATGGCTGCTCTGTAG
- a CDS encoding acido-empty-quinoprotein group A, translating to MKRTYTLSIASLLLSSAFSFCQGSGVAPEELLKPLKNDWPTYNGDYTGKRYSALTQVNRLTVKNLSLAWFSRMTPGRDAAAPSARGPQGPQVPLIVGGEGPDNINIRAGSIKGSVLAVDGTLYVTMPDNAWAIDARDGHQLWHYFWKTKGGTHIGNRGFGMWNGYLFMETPDDYLVSLDAKTGKERWHKMIANVEEGYFATPAPIVIGNHVLVGMGNDIDSPGFLQSFDPETGELQWKFYTVPMKKGDPGADTWKSIDAARHGGAQTWITGAYDPETKLYIFGTGNPTPAYTTGLRGDLDNLFTCSLIAVNVDTGKMAWYFQTSPHDMHDYDSAQTPVLIDGVFKGKMRKMVATAARNGYYFLVDRVTGEHLVTAKYGETTNWAKGLTPAGGPKRDPDKDATVAGSLASPNSGGTINWEPVTFSPVTKLFYTYEDDSFSILHLTDTDPRGSMGLGGKEEMYVGGTGSYLSALDYRTGVARWRHKFYSYGGLGGGGLLSTAGGLVFTGDAAGNLVAFDAADGKLLWNTRIGNISNAPQTFEMDGHQYVICASGDTLWSFILH from the coding sequence GTGAAACGAACCTATACGCTCTCGATTGCATCCTTGCTTCTCTCCTCTGCCTTCTCTTTCTGTCAGGGCAGCGGAGTTGCACCTGAGGAGTTGCTGAAGCCCCTGAAGAACGATTGGCCCACCTACAACGGCGACTACACCGGCAAGCGCTACAGCGCGTTGACACAGGTGAACCGTCTGACGGTGAAGAACCTTTCGCTGGCATGGTTCTCGCGTATGACGCCGGGCAGAGACGCCGCTGCGCCTTCTGCCAGAGGTCCGCAAGGACCGCAGGTTCCGTTGATCGTCGGTGGCGAGGGGCCAGACAATATCAATATTCGTGCGGGATCGATCAAGGGATCCGTGCTCGCTGTGGATGGCACGTTGTACGTGACGATGCCGGATAATGCATGGGCAATCGACGCACGCGATGGGCACCAGCTGTGGCACTACTTCTGGAAGACCAAGGGCGGAACACATATCGGTAATCGCGGCTTCGGCATGTGGAACGGATATCTGTTCATGGAGACGCCAGACGATTACCTCGTGTCGCTCGATGCGAAGACGGGCAAAGAGCGCTGGCACAAGATGATCGCCAATGTGGAGGAAGGTTACTTTGCGACTCCGGCTCCGATCGTGATTGGCAATCATGTGCTGGTGGGGATGGGCAACGACATCGACTCACCGGGGTTCCTGCAGTCGTTCGATCCGGAGACGGGCGAGTTGCAGTGGAAGTTTTATACGGTGCCGATGAAGAAGGGCGATCCCGGTGCGGATACATGGAAGAGCATCGATGCGGCTCGTCATGGCGGGGCCCAGACGTGGATTACCGGAGCATACGATCCGGAGACGAAGCTCTATATCTTTGGAACCGGGAATCCAACACCGGCCTATACGACGGGACTGCGCGGCGATCTGGATAATCTGTTTACCTGCTCACTGATTGCAGTGAATGTGGATACAGGGAAGATGGCTTGGTACTTCCAGACATCGCCGCATGATATGCACGACTACGATTCAGCGCAGACGCCGGTTCTGATTGACGGTGTCTTCAAGGGCAAGATGAGGAAGATGGTGGCGACCGCGGCGCGTAATGGCTACTACTTCCTGGTGGACCGTGTGACCGGAGAACATCTGGTGACTGCGAAGTACGGCGAGACGACGAACTGGGCCAAGGGGCTGACTCCCGCAGGCGGCCCGAAGCGCGATCCGGACAAGGATGCAACCGTGGCCGGCTCGCTCGCTTCACCGAATTCCGGCGGGACTATTAACTGGGAGCCTGTGACGTTTTCTCCAGTTACGAAGCTCTTCTATACCTACGAGGACGATTCGTTCTCGATTCTGCATCTGACCGATACGGACCCGCGCGGCTCGATGGGGCTGGGTGGCAAAGAGGAGATGTACGTTGGCGGCACCGGCAGTTATCTCAGCGCACTGGATTACCGGACCGGCGTAGCGCGTTGGCGTCATAAGTTTTATAGCTATGGCGGGCTCGGCGGTGGCGGATTGCTGTCGACTGCCGGTGGGTTGGTGTTTACAGGAGACGCAGCAGGTAACCTCGTGGCTTTCGATGCTGCCGATGGTAAGTTGCTATGGAACACGCGCATCGGAAATATCTCCAATGCACCGCAGACGTTCGAGATGGATGGCCATCAATATGTGATCTGCGCATCGGGCGATACGCTGTGGTCATTCATTCTGCACTGA